In a single window of the Notamacropus eugenii isolate mMacEug1 chromosome 4, mMacEug1.pri_v2, whole genome shotgun sequence genome:
- the SEMA6B gene encoding semaphorin-6B, with the protein MSSSRSTLPGHRTMPSPSLPPFLVLRTWTHGVLQILTLMLGAVQGLFPEEPQPLAVAPRDYLKQYPVFTGSGPSRYPPASSTEGLNIQRMLRVNRTLFIGDRDNLYRVELEPPTASELRYHRKLTWQSNPNDINICRMKGKQEGECRNFVKVLLVRDDNTLFVCGSNAFNPICANYSMDTLEPMGDNISGMARCPYDPKHANVALFSGGMLFTATVTDFLAIDAVIYRSLGDSPTLRTVKHDSKWFKEPYFVHAVEWGSHVYFFFREIAMEFNYLEKVVVSRVGRVCKNDVGGSPRVLEKQWTSFLKARLNCSVPGDSHFYFNVLQAATGILNLGGRPVILALFSTPSNSIPGSAVCAFDMGQVAAVFEGRFREQKSPESIWTPVPEELVPKPRPGLCAAPGMPYNASSAFPDEILNFVKTHPLMDEAVPSLGHSPWIVRTLARHQLTRVAVDTSAGPWGNQTVVFLGSDTGTVLKFLIQPNSSPRGPAEQSVFLEEFETYRPDRCGRGPEDSRRLLSLEIDPTASALLVAFPRCVVRVPVARCQQHSGCMKNCIGSQDPYCGWTPDGSCIFLAPGTRATFDQDISGGSTSGLGDCTGLLRESFMEERAGLVSVNLLVTSSVAAFVIGAVVSGFSVCWFVGHRDRRELARRKDKEAILAHGGEGQVVSVSRLGERRGGTGPRAGPPETLLAPLMQNGWPQAALLQAGQHELASGLLPTPEQTPLQQKRCPSGLQRRGWEQSQGVLHTVLREPSGNAPSLGAASSSSSSIILLHPGGGGHGPDPEAGGDVRFLPSAMVGGRDQVGGMAPSQARPGRASYVEFPITPHASPDRRRVVSAPTGHLDPATDSLSRPWSPPTGSLTRSGPAAPALRRTHTFNSGSGSSESRPGEPHHTRRPRPLTDFARLLPYGPERTAPPVQ; encoded by the exons ATGTCCAGTTCTAG GAGTACCCTACCTGGCCACAGAACCATGCCATCGCCCAGCCTGCCACCTTTCCTGGTGCTGAGGACCTGGACCCATGGTGTGCTCCAGATCCTGACCTTGATGCTGGGAGCTGTCCAGGGCCTCTTCCCCGAGGAGCCTCAACCCCTTGCAGTGGCACCACGGGATT ACTTAAAGCAGTACCCAGTGTTCACAGGCAGTGGTCCAAGCCGCTACCCTCCAGCCTCCAGCACCGAAGGGCTCAACATTCAAAGAATGCTTCGGGTCAACAGGACCCTGTTCATTGGAGACAG GGATAACCTGTACCGGGTAGAGCTGGAGCCACCCACAGCCAGTGAACTGCGCTACCATCGG AAGCTGACCTGGCAATCAAATCCAAATGACATCAACATCTGCCGGATGAAGGGGAAGCAGGAG ggAGAGTGCCGTAACTTTGTCAAGGTGCTATTGGTTCGAGATGATAACACCCTCTTTGTGTGTGGATCCAACGCATTCAACCCTATCTGTGCCAACTATAGT ATGGACACCCTAGAGCCTATGGGAGACAACATCAGTGGCATGGCCCGATGCCCCTATGACCCCAAGCATGCCAATGTTGCCCTCTTCTCTG GCGGGATGCTTTTCACAGCGACAGTCACTGACTTCCTGGCCATTGATGCTGTCATCTACCGAAGTTTGGGTGACAGCCCCACACTCCGAACGGTCAAGCATGATTCCAAGTGGTTCAAAG AGCCTTATTTTGTCCATGCCGTGGAGTGGGGGAgtcatgtatatttctttttccgAGAGATTGCCATGGAGTTCAACTACCTGGAGAAG GTTGTGGTGTCTCGTGTGGGCCGAGTGTGCAAGAATGACGTGGGTGGTTCCCCTCGAGTCCTGGAGAAACAATGGACGTCCTTCCTGAAGGCCCGACTCAACTGCTCTGTGCCGGGAGACTCGCACTTCTATTTCAACGTCCTCCAGGCAGCCACTGGCATCCTCAATTTGGGAGGCCGCCCTGTGATCTTGGCCCTCTTTTCTACCCCCAGCAACAG TATCCCCGGCTCGGCTGTCTGCGCCTTTGACATGGGCCAGGTGGCCGCGGTCTTTGAGGGCCGCTTTCGAGAACAGAAGTCGCCGGAGTCCATCTGGACCCCTGTGCCTGAAGAGCTGGTACCCAAGCCTCg GCCTGGGCTCTGTGCAGCCCCTGGAATGCCCTACAATGCTTCCAGTGCCTTCCCCGATGAGATCCTCAACTTTGTCAAGACCCACCCACTGATGGATGAGGCAGTCCCTTCTCTGGGCCACTCCCCCTGGATTGTTCGTACCCTTGCTCG GCACCAGCTGACCCGAGTAGCTGTGGACACCAGTGCAGGACCTTGGGGGAACCAGACCGTTGTGTTCCTGGGTTCTGACACGGGCACCGTGCTGAAGTTCCTAATCCAACCCAATAGCAGCCCCCGGGGTCCCGCTGAGCAGAGTGTCTTTCTGGAGGAGTTTGAGACCTACCGGCCCGACAG GTGTGGGCGTGGCCCTGAGGACAGCCGGAGGCTTCTGAGCCTGGAGATTGACCCCACAGCCAGTGCCCTGCTAGTGGCCTTCCCTCGGTGCGTGGTCCGTGTGCCCGTGGCCCGCTGTCAGCAGCACTCAGGCTGCATGAA GAACTGCATTGGCAGCCAGGACCCCTACTGTGGCTGGACACCTGATGGCTCCTGCATCTTCTTGGCCCCAGGCACCAG gGCTACCTTTGACCAGGATATCTCTGGAGGCAGCACATCTGGCTTAGGGGACTGTACTG GGCTCCTtcgggaaagcttcatggaggagcgGGCTGGCCTTGTGTCTGTGAACTTGCTGGTGACTTCCTCAGTGGCTGCCTTTGTCATTGGGGCTGTGGTCTCAGGCTTCAGCGTCTGCTGGTTTGTGGGGCACCGAGACCGGCGGGAGTTGGCTCGCCGCAAGGACAAGGAGGCGATCCTGGCACATGGTGGGGAGGGCCAGGTGGTGAGCGTGAGCCGCCTGGGTGAGCGGCGTGGGGGGACTGGGCCCCGAGCCGGGCCACCTGAGACCCTGCTGGCCCCCCTCATGCAGAATGGCTGGCCCCAGGCAGCCTTATTGCAGGCTGGCCAGCACGAACTTGCCTCAGGCCTCCTGCCCACCCCTGAGCAGACACCGCTGCAGCAGAAACGCTGTCCCAGTGGACTGCAGCGGCGTGGCTGGGAGCAGAGTCAAGGAGTCCTGCACACTGTCCTCCGGGAGCCCTCTGGAAATGCCCCGTCCCTTGGTGctgcctcctcttcttcctcttccatcaTCCTGTTGCACCCTGGTGGTGGTGGGCATGGGCCAGACCCAGAGGCAGGTGGCGATGTGCGTTTCCTGCCCTCAGCAATGGTTGGGGGCCGGGACCAAGTGGGTGGGATGGCCCCCTCCCAAGCCAGGCCAGGCCGAGCCTCTTACGTCGAATTCCCTATCACACCCCATGCCAGCCCTGATAGGCGGCGGGTAGTTTCAGCGCCTACGGGCCACCTGGACCCAGCCACTGACAGCCTCTCACGGCCCTGGAGCCCTCCCACAGGAAGCCTGACAAGGAGTGGCCCAGCTGCCCCAGCCCTTCGGCGTACACACACCTTCAACAGTGGCAGCGGCAGCAGTGAAAGTCGCCCAGGGGAGCCCCACCACACCCGCCGCCCCCGCCCACTCACAGACTTTGCCCGCTTGCTCCCCTATGGGCCTGAGAGGACTGCACCCCCTGTGCAGTAA